From the genome of Homalodisca vitripennis isolate AUS2020 chromosome 8, UT_GWSS_2.1, whole genome shotgun sequence, one region includes:
- the LOC124367167 gene encoding uncharacterized protein LOC124367167, which yields MSRTSTHSNIHETYPRSISKIYVPKSSAERYKVGQGRRNQLVSKWSNDKVYDELSSFIAEFSYLTDRPVISDTQKPVLKSPTYNVYAVRKDEDDGNPFKRDSRSSNKSFRKNSSPRRKSVEWVDEVDSLVVHRRKRQNSPETPTTDTQREELRKSIPRTKRKYRNRPKSSGSRIGDKKSRSKSRMRRKVSQSRHKPRRRESKHEVHRIIPATRRRRRSRSKSLVKAMPFYAPWRKSKQVAVRPVERKREVRRKRSIKVVQVKKMIPHEAPTIVTLYPKTKTHEEFKPDFLADASLACKCFKCMKKYESLIKMSLPPPTLPLYYRPKIAAYPRLVHEPDWSYDCSPCALRPPDCGLIDSCQQFGDGYKSVVMKFNCIGQYLDSTITQYFHSILDRSIYY from the coding sequence ATGTCTAGAACATCAACACACTCAAACATACACGAAACATACCCAAGATCCATCAGTAAAATATACGTACCTAAAAGCTCTGCAGAGAGATACAAAGTTGGACAAGGAAGACGAAACCAGTTGGTTTCCAAGTGGTCTAATGATAAAGTGTACGATGAGCTTTCTTCTTTCATAGCAGAATTTTCCTACTTGACAGACCGTCCTGTAATTTCTGACACACAAAAACCTGTTTTGAAATCACCAACCTATAATGTCTATGCTGTGCGCAAAGATGAAGATGATGGTAATCCATTCAAACGTGATTCCAGATCTTCAAATAAAAGCTTCAGGAAAAATTCCTCACCTCGCAGGAAATCAGTGGAATGGGTGGATGAAGTGGATTCTCTAGTTGTACATCGTAGGAAACGTCAAAACTCACCTGAAACCCCGACAACGGATACCCAACGAGAAGAACTGCGTAAGAGTATTCCACgaacaaaaagaaaatatcgAAACCGCCCAAAATCTTCTGGCAGTAGGATTGGTGACAAAAAATCCCGTTCCAAGTCGCGAATGAGGAGAAAAGTGAGCCAGAGCAGACATAAACCTAGAAGACGTGAATCAAAGCATGAAGTGCACAGGATCATTCCCGCAACAAGACGCAGGAGAAGATCGAGGTCAAAATCTTTGGTCAAAGCCATGCCTTTCTACGCCCCATGGAGAAAAAGCAAACAAGTAGCAGTGAGACCAGTAGAAAGGAAAAGAGAAGTCAGAAGAAAAAGATCAATCAAAGTAGTGCAAGTAAAGAAGATGATTCCTCATGAAGCGCCGACCATTGTTACACTCTATCCAAAAACTAAAACACATGAAGAATTCAAACCAGATTTCTTGGCGGACGCATCGCTTGCCtgcaaatgttttaaatgtatgaagAAATATGAGTCATTGATAAAAATGTCGCTACCACCACCTACACTTCCCCTGTATTACCGACCCAAGATTGCTGCATATCCTCGTTTAGTCCATGAGCCCGACTGGAGTTACGATTGTAGCCCCTGTGCACTACGTCCGCCAGACTGCGGTCTTATCGACAGTTGCCAACAATTTGGGGATGGCTACAAAAGTGTCGTCATGAAGTTCAATTGCATCGGTCAATATCTGGACTCCACTATCACTCAGTACTTTCATTCCATTCTTGACAGATCCATCTATTATTGA
- the LOC124367940 gene encoding uncharacterized protein LOC124367940 — MSETSGIFSLPPEILCYIGSYLTPKDLLALSGSCHYLRAVYNTDTLWEEFTDKRLLNMTLDSTTSLVLPKYCELQSSTLEPLCKHRASFLKQSRLVSNMRQKNFVKHTIPFDGYLSDFELSLSVNERQITYNDVYLFVLDYGDSFEEVVKVYNIEEAPYLIATLKIESQNPTDYAIVIWIQVVGNKLVVCKDGWFDVYHIQLPIKEFPILYSVQMSGQVDFELNWPIIVGHFLFVENCTLNNVHVWNLEDGKKLDDIGPRNQSSDFGIVGYSKEFKSIILSSSIYNNLPQIFVYDIESMQYTSFCPVLNKNVLRYEICGYIDAHHVVLLSRAENLRTGYIFVYCYNTSTLLAEKEFEATGSLYSGNIIDNFFVLPTVWGVVIMDLRTLDTIASLEIGSDLFKCPQTHLLSVGYIEIVSHIQHIIVMMKLDGAEVWDFERRIKLMDLVQSEFKCITVNETHSKLIVCGEGTLSVFSFW, encoded by the coding sequence ATGAGTGAGACGTCAGGCATTTTCTCGCTGCCACCTGAAATCCTGTGTTACATTGGCAGCTATCTCACTCCTAAGGATTTACTTGCCTTGTCTGGCAGTTGTCATTACTTACGAGCTGTCTACAATACGGATACGCTGTGGGAAGAATTCACAGATAAAAGACTTCTAAACATGACTTTGGATAGCACTACTAGTTTAGTTTTGCCAAAATACTGTGAACTTCAGAGTAGTACATTAGAGCCTTTGTGTAAACATAGGGCTTCTTTTTTAAAGCAGAGTCGGCTGGTTAGTAACATGAGACAAAAGAATTTTGTCAAACACACTATTCCATTTGATGGATATTTGTCAGATTTTGAGTTATCGTTATCAGTAAACGAACGGCAAATAACTTACAATGATGTGTATTTGTTTGTACTTGATTACGGTGACAGTTTTGAAGAAGttgtaaaagtatataatattgaaGAAGCACCTTACCTTATTGCAACCTtaaaaattgaatcgcaaaatCCTACTGATTATGCTATAGTAATTTGGATTCAAGTTGTTGGGAATAAACTAGTGGTCTGTAAAGATGGCTGGTTTGACGTTTATCATATACAACTTCCTATTAAAGAATTTCCGATTCTGTATTCCGTACAAATGAGTGGACAGGTAGATTTTGAGTTAAACTGGCCTATAATCGTTGGCCACTTCCTGTTTGTTGAAAATTGCACCTTAAATAACGTACATGTGTGGAATTTAGAAGATGGGAAAAAACTGGATGATATTGGTCCAAGAAATCAAAGTTCAGATTTTGGTATTGTAGGTTATTCTAAGGAATTTAAGTCAATTATATTGTCCTCTTCTATCTATAATAATTTACCTCAGATTTTTGTTTATGACATAGAATCGATGCAGTATACATCATTTTgtccagttttaaataaaaatgtgttgagGTATGAAATATGTGGGTATATTGACGCTCACCATGTTGTGTTACTAAGCCGGGCTGAGAACTTAAGAACgggttatatttttgtttattgctaCAACACATCTACTTTACTAGCTGAGAAGGAATTTGAGGCAACAGGTTCTCTTTATAGTGGTAATATTATTGACAACTTTTTTGTGTTGCCAACCGTATGGGGTGTTGTAATTATGGATTTAAGAACATTAGATACCATTGCAAGTTTAGAAATTGGATCAGACCTTTTTAAATGTCCTCAAACCCATTTGCTTTCTGTAGGATATATTGAAATTGTGTCTCATATACAGCACATTATAGTTATGATGAAACTGGATGGTGCAGAGGTTTGGGATTTTGAAAGAAGAATAAAATTGATGGACTTAGTACAAAGTGAGTTCAAATGTATTACTGTGAATGAAACTCATTCAAAACTTATTGTTTGTGGTGAAGGTACATTAAGTGTTTTCAGTTTttggtaa
- the LOC124367939 gene encoding uncharacterized protein LOC124367939 yields the protein MSETSGIFSLPPEILCYIGSYLTPKDLLALSGSCHYLRAVYNTDTLWEEFTDKRLLNTTLDSTTSLVLPKYCELQSSTLEPLCKHRASFLKQSRLVSNMRQKNFVKHTIPFDGYLSDFELSLSVNERQITYNDVYLFVLDYGDSFEEVVKVYNIEEAPYLIATLKIESQNPTDYAIVIWIQVVGNKLVVCKDGWFDVYHIQLPIKEFPILYSVQMSGQVDFELNWPIIVGHFLFVENCTLNNVHVWNLEDGKKLDDIGPRNQSSDFGIVGYSKEFKSIILSSSIYNNLPQIFVYDIESMQYTSFCPVLNKNVLRYEICGYIDAHHVVLLSRAENLRTGYIFVYCYNTSTLLAEKEFEATGSLDSGNIIDNFFVLPTVWGVVIMDLRTLDTIASLEIGSDLFKCPQTHLLSVGYIEIVSHIQHIIVMMKLDGAEVWDFERRIKLMDLVQSEFKCITVNETHSKLIVCGEGTLSVFSFW from the coding sequence ATGAGTGAGACGTCAGGCATTTTCTCGCTGCCACCTGAAATCCTGTGTTACATTGGCAGCTATCTCACTCCTAAGGATTTACTTGCCTTGTCTGGCAGTTGTCATTACTTACGAGCTGTCTACAATACGGATACGCTGTGGGAAGAATTCACAGATAAAAGACTTCTAAACACGACTTTGGATAGCACTACTAGTTTAGTTTTGCCAAAATACTGTGAACTTCAGAGTAGTACATTAGAGCCTTTGTGTAAACATAGGGCTTCTTTTTTAAAGCAGAGTCGGCTGGTTAGTAACATGAGACAAAAGAATTTTGTCAAACACACTATTCCATTTGATGGATATTTGTCAGATTTTGAGTTATCGTTGTCAGTAAACGAACGGCAAATAACTTACAATGATGTGTATTTGTTTGTACTTGATTACGGTGACAGTTTTGAAGAAGttgtaaaagtatataatattgaaGAAGCACCTTACCTTATTGCAACCTtaaaaattgaatcgcaaaatCCTACTGATTATGCTATAGTAATTTGGATTCAAGTTGTTGGGAATAAACTAGTGGTCTGTAAAGATGGCTGGTTTGACGTTTATCATATACAACTTCCTATTAAAGAATTTCCGATTCTGTATTCCGTACAAATGAGTGGACAGGTAGATTTTGAGTTAAACTGGCCTATAATCGTTGGCCACTTCCTGTTTGTTGAAAATTGCACCTTAAATAACGTACATGTGTGGAATTTAGAAGATGGGAAAAAACTGGATGATATTGGTCCAAGAAATCAAAGTTCAGATTTTGGTATTGTAGGTTATTCTAAGGAATTTAAGTCAATTATATTGTCCTCTTCTATCTATAATAATTTACCTCAGATTTTTGTTTATGACATAGAATCGATGCAGTATACATCATTTTgtccagttttaaataaaaatgtgttgagGTATGAAATATGTGGGTATATTGACGCTCACCATGTTGTGTTACTAAGCCGGGCTGAGAACTTAAGAACgggttatatttttgtttattgctaCAACACATCTACTTTACTAGCTGAGAAGGAATTTGAGGCAACAGGTTCTCTTGATAGTGGTAATATTATTGACAACTTTTTTGTGTTGCCAACCGTATGGGGTGTTGTAATTATGGATTTAAGAACATTAGATACCATTGCAAGTTTAGAAATTGGATCAGACCTTTTTAAATGTCCTCAAACCCATTTGCTTTCTGTAGGATATATTGAAATTGTGTCTCATATACAGCACATTATAGTTATGATGAAACTGGATGGTGCAGAGGTTTGGGATTTTGAAAGAAGAATAAAATTGATGGACTTAGTACAAAGTGAGTTCAAATGTATTACTGTGAATGAAACTCATTCAAAACTTATTGTTTGTGGTGAAGGTACATTAAGTGTTTTCAGTTTttggtaa